TCCGCCGGGCTTCGACCACTCCATGTCGGCGCTGGGCTACGGCGGCGATGCCCCGTCCAGCTGTGGCAGCACCTACACCACCCTGACGCCCCTGCAGCCCTTCGACGACAAgttccaccaccaccaccaccaccacccctgcCTGCCCGTCAGCAACGTCATCGGCAGCTTCACCCTCATGCGCGAGGACCGAGGCCTCGGCGGCAACTTCTACAACCCCTACGGCAAGGACCTGGCCATGTCCCAGAGCCTGTCGCCCCCTACGGCCGCCTCGGGCCTGGGCTCCTCCATGCACGGCTACGGCAGTTTGGGAAACAGCCCCAATGGCAACGGCGGCCAGATGCTCCCCGGTGGCTACGAAGTCCACGGGGGGAACCTCTTCTGCCGGACGTCCGACTTCGGGCGTGAGATGTCCCCACCGGGCCTTGGAGGAGGCGACGGGTCGGTGGGCCACCAGCTGAACAAAATGGAAGCCCACCAGCACGCGCCGAGCCACCACCCTCACCTCTACAGCCAGCACTACCAGCCACACCACCACCCGGGCCAGCAGGCCTCCAAGATGGCGGAACACCCGCACTCCTCGTCTTCGGCCTCGTCCTCGCCCGGCGAGGGCATGCTGCCCGGCTCACAGGGCGGCGGCGGAGGCGGTGGCAGCGGCGGGGCGGCCGGAGAGGAGATCAACACCAGGGACGTGGCCCAGAGGATCATCACCGAGCTGAAGAGGTACAGCATCCCCCAGGCCATCTTCGCCGAGAGGGTCCTGTGTAGGTCACAGGGCACGCTGTCTGACCTCCTGAGGAACCCCAAGCCCTGGGGCAAGCTCAAGTCTGGCCGCGAGACCTTTAAGAGGATGTCCCGCTGGCTCCAGGAGCCCG
The Myripristis murdjan chromosome 16, fMyrMur1.1, whole genome shotgun sequence DNA segment above includes these coding regions:
- the onecutl gene encoding one cut domain, family member, like, whose protein sequence is MDGSLGEMSLHSHADLAHSQDGRAMLHSRDLSAAFPRPSLGGPTMTLEPEHRPPGFDHSMSALGYGGDAPSSCGSTYTTLTPLQPFDDKFHHHHHHHPCLPVSNVIGSFTLMREDRGLGGNFYNPYGKDLAMSQSLSPPTAASGLGSSMHGYGSLGNSPNGNGGQMLPGGYEVHGGNLFCRTSDFGREMSPPGLGGGDGSVGHQLNKMEAHQHAPSHHPHLYSQHYQPHHHPGQQASKMAEHPHSSSSASSSPGEGMLPGSQGGGGGGGSGGAAGEEINTRDVAQRIITELKRYSIPQAIFAERVLCRSQGTLSDLLRNPKPWGKLKSGRETFKRMSRWLQEPEFQRMASLRLEACKRKEQEQSKLERNQGPKRTRLVFTDLQRRTLMAIFRENHRPAKDLQVTISQQLGLELSTVSNFFMNARRRNLNKWADEGRPSSTGSSGSSVSSSAVSCSTA